From the Skermanella rosea genome, one window contains:
- a CDS encoding anti-sigma factor family protein — protein MNGHIDDMMLGAYVDGELHPDAVAKIEAFLAGSAEARRKVGAFREINALLRACGSDLRDAA, from the coding sequence ATGAACGGCCATATCGACGACATGATGCTCGGCGCCTATGTGGACGGCGAGCTGCACCCCGATGCGGTCGCGAAGATCGAAGCCTTCCTCGCCGGCAGCGCGGAAGCCCGCCGGAAGGTCGGCGCCTTCCGGGAGATCAACGCCCTCCTCCGCGCCTGCGGATCGGACCTCAGGGACGCCGCCTGA
- a CDS encoding DUF1127 domain-containing protein, with the protein METSLAARRSFAEAAEGASRGSRAVLSVFDTLCLWRERAWQRRQLAGLSDHMLTDIGISRAEARMECDKPFWKG; encoded by the coding sequence ATGGAAACGTCATTGGCCGCGCGGCGGTCGTTCGCGGAGGCGGCGGAAGGGGCCTCCCGGGGTTCGCGCGCCGTCTTGTCCGTCTTCGATACCTTGTGCCTGTGGCGGGAGCGGGCCTGGCAGCGGCGGCAGCTGGCCGGCCTGTCAGACCATATGCTGACCGATATCGGCATCAGCCGTGCGGAAGCCCGGATGGAGTGCGATAAACCGTTCTGGAAAGGTTGA
- a CDS encoding c-type cytochrome, producing the protein MFPTAALSGARAAAILAAVLLAAGPAASHEGATGVVAQRMDAMKEMGRHMKALGNMLSGKTAFDQETARRLAETMHEHCEHVMHMFPPGSDGHHSEATKAVWDRRPEFDDRMRRFDEAVEGLVAAAASGGRSELQSEFKRVGQECSGCHDGFRQKKHH; encoded by the coding sequence ATGTTCCCGACCGCAGCCCTGTCCGGCGCCCGCGCCGCCGCGATCCTCGCCGCCGTCCTGCTGGCGGCGGGGCCTGCCGCGTCCCATGAAGGGGCGACCGGCGTGGTCGCCCAGCGCATGGACGCCATGAAGGAGATGGGCCGGCACATGAAGGCGCTGGGCAACATGCTGTCGGGCAAGACCGCCTTCGACCAGGAGACGGCCCGGCGGCTGGCCGAGACGATGCACGAGCACTGCGAGCACGTGATGCACATGTTCCCGCCCGGCAGCGACGGCCACCATTCCGAGGCCACGAAGGCGGTCTGGGACCGGCGACCCGAGTTCGACGACCGCATGCGCAGGTTCGACGAGGCGGTCGAGGGCCTGGTGGCCGCCGCGGCGTCCGGCGGGAGGTCCGAACTCCAGTCCGAGTTCAAGCGGGTGGGGCAGGAATGTTCCGGGTGCCACGACGGTTTCCGGCAGAAGAAACACCATTGA
- a CDS encoding SDR family NAD(P)-dependent oxidoreductase: MSFAQRFDGRRAVITGGASGIGLGVATRLIAEGASVCLWDLDQDALAGAVEALGPKSAGVKANIADWDEVERAAAETAEKLGGIDVLVASAGITGPNTTLWEYPVDKWRQVIDVNLNGLFYCNRAVVPYMLSGGYGRIVNVASVAGKEGNPNASAYSTSKAGVIGLTKSLGKELAKKNITVNCVTPAAVHTAIFNQMSQEHIDFMLSKIPLGRFGKVDEITSLICWIASEECSFTTGAVFDASGGRATY, from the coding sequence ATGAGCTTCGCGCAACGATTCGACGGCCGCCGCGCCGTGATCACCGGCGGCGCCTCGGGCATCGGGCTGGGCGTCGCGACGCGGCTGATCGCCGAGGGCGCCTCGGTCTGCCTGTGGGACCTGGACCAGGACGCGCTGGCCGGCGCCGTCGAGGCGCTCGGACCGAAGAGCGCCGGGGTCAAGGCCAACATCGCGGACTGGGACGAGGTCGAGCGCGCCGCCGCGGAGACGGCGGAGAAGCTGGGCGGCATCGACGTGCTGGTCGCCAGCGCCGGGATCACCGGGCCGAACACGACCCTGTGGGAATACCCGGTGGACAAGTGGCGGCAGGTCATCGACGTGAACCTGAACGGCCTGTTCTACTGCAACCGCGCCGTGGTGCCCTACATGCTGTCGGGCGGATACGGCAGGATCGTCAACGTCGCGTCGGTCGCCGGCAAGGAGGGAAACCCCAACGCCTCGGCCTACAGCACGTCGAAGGCGGGGGTGATCGGCCTGACCAAGTCGCTGGGCAAGGAACTGGCCAAAAAGAATATCACGGTCAACTGCGTCACCCCGGCCGCGGTCCACACCGCGATCTTCAACCAGATGAGCCAGGAGCATATCGACTTCATGCTGTCGAAGATCCCGCTGGGGCGGTTCGGCAAGGTGGACGAGATCACGTCGCTGATCTGCTGGATCGCGAGCGAGGAATGCTCCTTCACGACCGGCGCGGTGTTCGACGCCTCGGGCGGGCGGGCGACCTACTGA
- a CDS encoding RNA polymerase sigma factor region1.1 domain-containing protein, whose translation MAVDSSLIHRLAEMGRDRGYVTIEEVNRVLPVDGMTDSELAHALVQLEEAGVSVEIEEELTGRPRVYGGRAEIPEFRLPEPTEDNRGRVIPLRPRQQAQGAGPLPPQPERPMAEAAASHRPAAAPASTHRIVIGFAAVLLLILLSTFLLT comes from the coding sequence ATGGCTGTCGACAGCTCCCTGATCCACCGTCTGGCCGAGATGGGCCGCGACCGGGGATACGTCACGATCGAGGAGGTCAACCGGGTGCTTCCGGTCGACGGCATGACCGACAGCGAGCTGGCCCATGCGCTCGTCCAGCTGGAGGAGGCCGGCGTCTCCGTCGAGATCGAGGAGGAGCTGACCGGCCGTCCCCGCGTCTACGGCGGCCGGGCGGAGATCCCGGAATTCCGCCTGCCCGAGCCCACGGAGGACAACCGGGGCCGCGTCATCCCGCTCCGTCCGCGCCAGCAGGCGCAAGGCGCCGGGCCGCTCCCGCCCCAGCCGGAACGGCCGATGGCCGAAGCCGCCGCATCCCATCGCCCCGCCGCCGCCCCGGCCTCGACCCACCGGATCGTGATCGGCTTCGCGGCCGTCCTCCTGCTGATCCTGCTCAGCACCTTCCTGCTGACGTAG
- a CDS encoding glycosyltransferase family A protein, which yields MPSSTPFTFGIPLIPAALAADWDLVQDLLGLTLASVLAQTDPDFRVVVAGHDRPSRLPEDPRVGFVAAGWPAGENRPDNLDSGRKKHAINDRVMADGGGLLMFVDADDWVDTRLVETARALITPDHVGGLVAAGFATDLRTLRSVALPHPGVFDGEFHRVCGSSNVVNLRPGHPDPFRRDPYPVLHDHHLWLETAREHGAEPVRLPVAGTYLVNTSANHSETHGPFADWRRSFNRGIAAAGFPLDGAAAARFGLDLPRIAAVSDRLAGMGGDTGTPGLL from the coding sequence TTGCCTTCGTCCACCCCTTTCACCTTCGGCATCCCCTTGATCCCCGCGGCATTGGCCGCGGACTGGGACTTGGTCCAGGACCTGCTCGGCCTGACGCTGGCCTCCGTCCTGGCCCAGACCGACCCCGACTTCCGGGTCGTCGTCGCCGGGCACGACCGCCCCTCCCGCCTGCCCGAAGACCCCCGCGTCGGTTTCGTCGCCGCCGGCTGGCCCGCGGGGGAGAACCGGCCGGACAACCTGGACAGCGGGCGCAAGAAGCACGCGATCAACGACAGGGTGATGGCCGACGGCGGCGGCCTGCTGATGTTCGTGGATGCCGACGACTGGGTCGATACCCGGCTGGTCGAGACCGCGCGGGCCCTGATCACGCCCGACCATGTGGGCGGGCTGGTCGCCGCCGGCTTCGCCACCGACCTCCGCACCCTGCGCAGCGTCGCCCTGCCCCATCCCGGAGTCTTCGACGGGGAGTTCCACCGGGTCTGCGGGTCGAGCAACGTCGTCAACCTGCGGCCCGGCCACCCGGACCCGTTCCGGCGCGACCCCTACCCGGTCCTGCACGACCATCACCTCTGGCTGGAGACCGCCCGGGAACACGGCGCCGAGCCCGTCCGCCTGCCGGTGGCGGGCACCTACCTGGTGAACACCTCGGCCAACCATTCCGAGACCCACGGCCCCTTCGCCGACTGGCGCCGCAGCTTCAACCGGGGCATCGCGGCGGCGGGGTTCCCGCTCGACGGCGCGGCGGCGGCCCGCTTCGGCCTGGACCTCCCCCGCATCGCCGCGGTTTCCGACCGGCTCGCCGGAATGGGCGGTGACACCGGAACGCCGGGACTGTTATAG
- a CDS encoding glycosyltransferase family 2 protein, whose product MADPIHESRAGAGDPRRIVLACTMRNEGPYILEWVAYHRSIGFTDLVVCTNDCIDGSPDLLDALQDAGVLTHVRTVVDSGDKPQLAAYRQAQDLPEVREADWAMVLDADEFLNIHVGDGRVTDLLDAVPEATAFLINWRVFGSSGHRDWSPEPVCERFTRAAALADGVNLSFKTLFTRIDAYWCRLMPHQPRYPHDGRHGELRYVDGAGAVLPDYFHDESRDDFLQSEPGRVSWALAQVNHYNTRSRDDYLVKHRRGGGLGIDWDLDRSWAAFDRNDEEDATILPKLPRARAVREALLDDPEIRRRHERCCRLYGLHVESLRSQNA is encoded by the coding sequence GTGGCAGACCCCATACACGAATCCCGGGCCGGGGCCGGCGATCCGCGCCGGATCGTCCTGGCCTGCACCATGCGCAACGAAGGCCCCTATATCCTGGAATGGGTCGCGTATCACCGCTCGATCGGCTTCACCGACTTGGTGGTCTGCACCAACGACTGCATCGACGGATCGCCCGACCTGCTCGACGCCCTCCAGGACGCCGGCGTGCTGACCCATGTCCGTACCGTCGTCGATTCCGGCGACAAGCCCCAGCTCGCGGCCTACCGGCAGGCCCAGGACCTTCCCGAGGTGCGCGAGGCCGACTGGGCGATGGTGCTGGACGCGGACGAGTTCCTGAACATCCATGTCGGGGACGGCAGGGTGACCGACCTGCTGGACGCCGTCCCTGAAGCGACCGCCTTCCTGATCAACTGGCGGGTCTTCGGCAGTTCCGGCCACCGGGACTGGAGCCCGGAGCCCGTGTGCGAGCGCTTCACCCGGGCCGCCGCCCTGGCCGACGGGGTCAATCTCTCCTTCAAGACCCTGTTCACGCGGATCGACGCCTACTGGTGCAGGCTGATGCCGCACCAGCCCCGCTATCCCCACGACGGCCGCCACGGCGAGCTGCGCTACGTGGACGGCGCCGGCGCCGTCCTGCCGGACTATTTCCACGACGAGTCCCGGGACGACTTCCTCCAGTCCGAGCCCGGCCGGGTCTCCTGGGCCCTGGCCCAGGTCAACCACTACAACACCCGCTCGCGGGACGATTACCTGGTCAAGCACCGGCGCGGCGGCGGGCTCGGCATCGACTGGGACCTCGACCGGAGCTGGGCCGCCTTCGACCGGAACGACGAGGAGGACGCCACCATCCTCCCCAAGCTGCCCCGCGCCCGAGCCGTCCGCGAAGCGCTCCTCGATGACCCGGAGATCCGGCGGCGGCACGAGCGCTGCTGCCGACTCTACGGCCTGCACGTTGAGAGCCTTCGATCCCAAAACGCCTGA
- a CDS encoding alpha/beta hydrolase, with the protein MPNLEIISHFPTGPSKPVPLLFVHGAFCGAWIWAEKFLPWFAARGYEAHAVSLRGHGKSEGQERLHSFGIADYVDDVLQAADACSSPPVLIGHSMGGNVVQRALAAGPHLAGGVLMASAPPHGLMASTVGLAWRDPYVFNKMSQMLMFGTEAMGFEALYRAMFSDSMPRAEAARYENRVQEESRRVFLDIGGWVPFPPLPKRKLPVLVLGAEKDLLFPPDQVHATAWAFGTDATFFPDMGHSMMLQPGWEGVASHIDGWLATVFAARPAVQEAAD; encoded by the coding sequence ATGCCGAATCTGGAAATCATCTCCCATTTCCCCACGGGACCATCCAAGCCGGTGCCCCTGCTGTTCGTCCACGGGGCCTTCTGCGGCGCCTGGATCTGGGCCGAGAAGTTCCTGCCGTGGTTCGCCGCCCGGGGATACGAGGCGCATGCCGTCTCGCTGCGCGGCCACGGGAAGAGCGAGGGACAGGAGCGCCTGCACTCGTTCGGCATCGCCGACTATGTGGACGACGTGCTCCAGGCCGCCGATGCCTGCTCCAGCCCGCCGGTGCTGATCGGCCACTCCATGGGCGGCAACGTGGTGCAGCGGGCGCTGGCGGCGGGGCCGCACCTGGCCGGCGGCGTCCTGATGGCGTCGGCGCCGCCCCACGGCCTGATGGCCTCGACCGTGGGGCTGGCCTGGCGCGATCCCTATGTGTTCAACAAGATGTCCCAGATGCTGATGTTCGGGACCGAGGCGATGGGTTTCGAGGCGCTGTACCGGGCGATGTTCTCGGACTCGATGCCGCGCGCCGAGGCGGCCCGGTACGAGAACCGGGTCCAGGAGGAGTCGCGCCGCGTCTTCCTCGACATCGGCGGCTGGGTGCCGTTCCCGCCGCTGCCGAAACGCAAGCTGCCGGTGCTGGTGCTGGGGGCCGAGAAGGACCTGCTGTTCCCGCCGGACCAGGTCCATGCGACGGCCTGGGCGTTCGGCACCGACGCGACCTTCTTCCCCGACATGGGGCATTCCATGATGCTCCAGCCCGGCTGGGAAGGCGTCGCCAGCCACATCGACGGGTGGCTGGCGACGGTCTTCGCGGCCCGGCCGGCGGTCCAGGAGGCGGCGGACTGA